The following are from one region of the Candidatus Poribacteria bacterium genome:
- a CDS encoding glucose 1-dehydrogenase, translating into MNQKSAIATVQQFQLDGKVSLVTGASRGIGLAMAEGLAGAGSELVVVGRKIETLTPIAEQIAGETGRNVLPIQADVSNLDEIDALVAQTVETFGRLDVLVNNAGVNIRNPALEFTEADWDFVTDVNLKGAFFLAKACGNVMQRQKSGKVINTLSLTSAIGLPTSVAYTAAKGGLLQLTKLLAVEWAEHNIQVNGIAPGFIRTEMTAPAREDNRNEWILNRTPADRWGEPEDLAGLTIFFASNASDFVTGQMVFVDGGFMAGSDWRRQS; encoded by the coding sequence ATGAATCAAAAATCCGCTATAGCCACTGTTCAGCAATTTCAGCTGGATGGCAAGGTGAGCCTCGTCACTGGGGCGAGTCGTGGCATCGGGCTTGCGATGGCGGAAGGGCTTGCAGGTGCAGGTTCCGAACTCGTCGTCGTGGGTAGAAAAATAGAGACACTGACCCCCATCGCTGAACAGATTGCTGGTGAAACCGGCAGAAACGTCCTCCCCATTCAGGCGGATGTCAGCAACCTTGATGAAATTGACGCACTCGTTGCCCAGACCGTGGAAACTTTCGGTAGACTTGATGTACTCGTCAACAATGCCGGTGTCAATATACGCAACCCTGCCCTCGAATTCACTGAAGCGGATTGGGACTTCGTTACGGATGTTAATCTGAAAGGTGCGTTCTTCCTCGCGAAAGCCTGCGGGAATGTAATGCAGCGACAAAAATCCGGTAAGGTCATCAACACATTGTCGCTTACCTCAGCGATCGGACTGCCGACGAGTGTCGCCTATACAGCAGCGAAGGGAGGACTTCTCCAATTGACAAAACTGCTCGCCGTAGAATGGGCGGAACACAATATTCAGGTCAACGGTATCGCCCCCGGCTTCATCCGAACCGAGATGACTGCCCCCGCACGCGAGGATAATCGAAACGAATGGATCCTCAATCGTACGCCCGCGGACCGATGGGGTGAACCTGAGGACTTGGCAGGCTTGACAATTTTCTTCGCGTCTAATGCTTCTGACTTTGTTACCGGACAAATGGTCTTTGTTGATGGTGGGTTCATGGCAGGTAGCGACTGGAGGCGACAGTCTTAA
- a CDS encoding putative DNA binding domain-containing protein, protein MYDSLIELIEKIYLGEDATIEFKRELPHRNSLADEIAAFANARGGVILIGVDDDSEIVGIDRQQLNIAEKTVVEICADSIDPLVPIFTEKLQIDDKNLLKIEVPRSLFVHQSPNGYFIRHGSSKRKMPTDQLARLLQSRSQARIIAFDEQFVPNTHKETLKESLYQRFIIERAIDQEVEDLLLKRCLLVKEGEQDRASVAGILMCHEKPDDYLYNSFIQTVYYSGKEKDANYQIDAKDFRGPLDYQIVDTFKFVEKHNKVSARKEIGRIDLPQYSMRAVFEAVVNAVVHRDYSKTGSKIRLFMFADRLELYSPGALANTVTVDNLRYTQATRNELLARLLSETILEDDIGKQVLRRHFLERRGEGVGIILNESKALSGKLPVYELFDEELRLTIFAAKLSREEEAY, encoded by the coding sequence ATGTATGACAGTTTGATCGAACTCATAGAAAAAATATATCTCGGTGAGGATGCAACAATTGAATTTAAGAGAGAGTTACCGCATAGGAATAGCCTTGCCGATGAGATTGCTGCTTTTGCCAACGCCAGAGGTGGTGTGATACTGATCGGCGTTGACGACGATAGTGAAATCGTCGGGATTGACCGCCAACAACTGAATATAGCGGAAAAAACAGTCGTTGAGATATGTGCAGACAGCATTGACCCCCTGGTTCCCATTTTTACCGAAAAGCTGCAGATTGATGATAAAAACCTATTAAAAATAGAGGTGCCGCGTAGCCTCTTTGTTCACCAATCCCCCAATGGTTATTTCATCCGCCATGGCAGCAGCAAGCGGAAAATGCCTACTGATCAGTTAGCACGGTTGCTGCAAAGCCGATCGCAGGCACGTATCATTGCTTTCGACGAACAGTTTGTACCGAACACACATAAGGAAACATTAAAGGAATCACTCTATCAACGTTTTATCATAGAGAGAGCCATTGACCAGGAGGTAGAGGACCTGTTGCTTAAAAGGTGCTTGCTGGTCAAGGAGGGTGAGCAGGACCGCGCCTCTGTAGCGGGCATCCTGATGTGTCATGAGAAACCCGATGATTACCTCTATAACAGTTTCATTCAAACTGTTTACTATAGTGGTAAGGAAAAAGATGCGAATTACCAGATTGATGCCAAGGATTTTAGGGGACCATTGGACTACCAAATTGTGGATACCTTCAAATTTGTTGAAAAACACAATAAAGTATCAGCACGAAAAGAAATTGGCAGGATAGATTTGCCACAATACAGCATGCGAGCCGTGTTTGAGGCAGTAGTCAACGCCGTTGTGCATAGAGATTATTCAAAAACAGGTTCAAAAATTCGCCTGTTTATGTTTGCTGACCGGTTGGAACTTTACTCTCCGGGGGCATTGGCGAATACGGTGACAGTGGACAATTTACGCTACACTCAAGCCACTCGTAATGAACTCCTTGCTCGATTGCTTTCGGAAACTATATTAGAGGATGACATAGGTAAACAAGTGCTCCGGCGACACTTTTTAGAACGCCGGGGGGAAGGTGTCGGTATCATTTTGAATGAAAGCAAGGCACTTAGCGGAAAACTTCCGGTATATGAACTATTTGACGAGGAATTACGTCTGACAATTTTTGCGGCAAAACTTTCACGAGAAGAGGAAGCATACTAA
- a CDS encoding HIT family protein, translating into MSRTLARFEMPTWDPCPFCELAAGRSETGHIIDATEKTLTFINKRQFEIGQLLVIPRRHAPTILDLTDDEAIEIMNKTRTAAEALIETFNPDGITVYQNNGVTSLQEVPHFHVHVVPRRKSSDWGGGPPHIAALHPNNQEIKQKVTVSWERAEEIASLVKSNFKTQ; encoded by the coding sequence ATGAGCCGTACCCTTGCCCGATTTGAGATGCCGACCTGGGATCCTTGTCCATTTTGCGAGTTAGCCGCTGGACGTAGCGAAACCGGACATATCATCGACGCAACTGAAAAGACGCTTACGTTCATCAACAAAAGGCAATTTGAAATCGGGCAATTGCTGGTGATCCCGCGCCGACACGCTCCAACAATTCTCGACCTGACAGACGATGAAGCGATCGAGATTATGAATAAAACGCGGACAGCTGCTGAAGCCTTGATTGAAACTTTCAATCCTGATGGCATCACCGTTTATCAGAACAATGGTGTAACAAGTTTGCAGGAAGTTCCGCACTTTCACGTTCACGTCGTCCCGCGTCGGAAATCCAGTGATTGGGGTGGTGGACCACCACATATCGCAGCACTCCATCCGAACAACCAAGAGATAAAACAGAAGGTAACCGTCTCTTGGGAGCGGGCAGAAGAAATCGCATCTCTTGTAAAATCGAATTTTAAAACGCAATAA
- the purD gene encoding phosphoribosylamine--glycine ligase has product MKILVIGQGGREHVLVWKLAQSPLVEKIYCAPSNPGIAQIAESIPMPERFTELAKWAVSEDITLTVVGPEAPLAEGIVDTFRERGLKAFGPDKRAARLEASKDFAKQLMVKNDIPTAAHRTFTDAEEAMAYIEDHNAPVFVKANGLAAGKGVIPGRTFKEALQAVTTILVNKAFGDAGDSVVIEEELIGEEASFTVLTDGTYCLPFVSSQDHKMSHDGDTGKNTGGMGAYSPAPVITPELHDDVMQRIVYPTVNGMADIGRPFKGVLYVGLMITDAGPKVVEFNCRFGDPEAQVLLPRLKSDLVPLLIACIDETLEQHAADVQWHDEAAACVVMASGGYPDPYQTGKVITGLEDTDSIEGVNVFHAGTGQDGENIVTDGGRVLGVTAVASGLHDAIQRAYQGVSIIQFADAHFRNDIGYRALERD; this is encoded by the coding sequence ATGAAAATTCTGGTTATCGGGCAGGGTGGGCGTGAACACGTCCTCGTCTGGAAACTTGCCCAAAGCCCACTCGTCGAAAAAATCTATTGCGCGCCCAGTAATCCCGGCATCGCTCAAATCGCGGAATCTATCCCAATGCCAGAGCGGTTTACCGAATTGGCAAAATGGGCGGTATCCGAAGATATTACGCTGACTGTTGTTGGACCGGAGGCTCCATTGGCTGAAGGGATCGTGGATACGTTCCGCGAACGTGGGCTTAAAGCGTTTGGACCGGATAAGCGTGCGGCACGCCTCGAAGCAAGCAAGGATTTCGCCAAACAGCTGATGGTGAAAAATGACATACCGACAGCTGCACACCGCACATTTACAGATGCTGAAGAAGCGATGGCGTATATCGAGGATCACAATGCGCCTGTTTTCGTCAAGGCAAATGGACTGGCTGCAGGAAAGGGCGTTATCCCTGGACGTACCTTCAAAGAAGCGTTACAAGCTGTCACAACTATTTTGGTGAACAAAGCATTTGGCGATGCAGGTGATAGTGTGGTGATTGAAGAAGAACTCATCGGTGAAGAAGCCTCCTTCACAGTTCTTACCGATGGAACCTACTGTCTCCCGTTTGTCAGTTCACAAGACCACAAGATGTCCCACGATGGTGACACGGGTAAGAACACCGGTGGCATGGGAGCATACTCACCAGCACCTGTTATCACACCGGAACTGCACGACGATGTGATGCAGCGCATTGTTTATCCGACAGTCAACGGCATGGCGGATATCGGAAGACCCTTCAAAGGTGTGCTATACGTCGGATTGATGATTACCGATGCCGGTCCGAAAGTGGTGGAATTCAACTGTCGCTTTGGAGACCCAGAGGCACAAGTTCTCTTGCCTCGCCTCAAGAGTGACTTAGTCCCTTTGCTAATCGCATGTATTGATGAAACACTTGAACAGCACGCTGCTGACGTGCAATGGCATGACGAAGCTGCAGCGTGTGTCGTTATGGCTTCCGGGGGGTATCCAGATCCATATCAAACGGGTAAAGTCATTACAGGGCTTGAAGATACCGATTCGATTGAAGGCGTTAACGTCTTTCATGCTGGAACGGGACAGGATGGTGAAAACATCGTCACAGATGGTGGTAGAGTATTAGGTGTGACTGCTGTCGCAAGCGGATTGCACGATGCCATTCAACGGGCATACCAAGGTGTTTCTATCATTCAGTTTGCCGATGCACATTTTCGGAACGACATCGGATATCGCGCATTGGAACGGGATTGA
- a CDS encoding phytanoyl-CoA dioxygenase family protein, whose product MAFQFQDSMVNEYLSQGYLIFQGIVPPSLLTDLRREAEKARDLAHKLNGPQTQRIQPLSNYSDELDLKPFYDYTELSELRDAIEQLLGPDYTHGHVDIMGLLVEPLGYPWHIGWHRDGVVEVPLEARDEIVNAKLAEVWHDLRHFNQVNCAIYADSCTWFVPGSHLRQWDLPGEEQSTKDPKLRKPAEGQSNAEAERYCLEHCRQFPGAVQVHLGPGDFMVYRNLAWHTGNYITYQPRATIHDVVRYEGKKDWTDWQQTKLDAVKRMKEKTKNRKSNGSHKNA is encoded by the coding sequence ATGGCATTTCAATTTCAAGATTCCATGGTTAACGAGTATCTCTCGCAAGGCTATCTCATCTTTCAAGGAATTGTTCCACCATCGTTGCTCACGGATTTGCGCCGAGAGGCAGAAAAAGCACGCGATCTGGCACATAAACTCAATGGACCGCAGACGCAACGCATCCAACCGCTATCCAATTACAGCGATGAACTGGACCTGAAGCCTTTTTACGATTACACAGAGTTGTCGGAACTCCGAGACGCTATCGAACAATTGCTCGGTCCTGACTACACGCATGGTCACGTTGACATTATGGGTCTCCTCGTTGAGCCGCTTGGGTATCCGTGGCATATCGGTTGGCACCGAGATGGCGTTGTCGAAGTTCCTCTGGAAGCGCGGGATGAGATTGTCAACGCAAAGTTGGCGGAAGTCTGGCACGACTTGCGTCACTTTAATCAAGTCAACTGCGCGATTTATGCGGACTCCTGTACGTGGTTTGTTCCGGGCAGCCATCTACGCCAGTGGGATCTGCCCGGCGAAGAACAATCAACAAAAGATCCGAAGTTGCGGAAACCCGCAGAAGGACAATCTAACGCTGAAGCCGAGCGATACTGCTTGGAGCATTGTAGACAGTTTCCGGGAGCCGTTCAGGTGCATCTGGGACCGGGCGATTTCATGGTTTACCGAAATCTTGCGTGGCACACCGGAAATTACATCACCTATCAACCACGCGCAACGATCCACGATGTCGTCCGCTACGAAGGAAAGAAAGATTGGACCGATTGGCAACAAACGAAATTGGATGCCGTCAAACGGATGAAGGAAAAGACGAAAAATCGAAAATCGAATGGCTCTCATAAAAACGCTTGA
- a CDS encoding polyprenyl synthetase family protein, with translation MQKTEQEPSPTKHLVTEYLSDVKSKVDACIFEFLPTDHEHPDVHQLYQMMLDYPRRAAKGLRPALCMLMCEAFGGDTQRAVNTAASLELLQNWLLIHDDIEDGSELRRGEPCLHQKHGIPMAINVGDALHCKMWEMLHRNTDILGHQLAFRILSEFIQLSNQVVEGQHIELSWVSDNRWNLDEDDYLTMCVQKTAWYTCITPCRVGAIIGGANETEIDGLVELGKELGVAFQIQDDVLNLIGDVGRYGKEIAGDISEGKRTLVLIHLINACSSTEAQHVIDIMARPRDEKTEAEVKSVLHLMQKYKSITYAQQRSQALLQEAAGRFKNNFAHLPDGQAKQLFFSLIRFFVEREY, from the coding sequence ATGCAGAAGACTGAACAAGAACCCTCACCCACGAAGCACCTTGTCACAGAATACCTCAGTGATGTCAAAAGTAAAGTTGATGCCTGTATTTTCGAGTTTTTACCGACCGACCACGAGCACCCAGATGTACATCAGTTGTATCAGATGATGTTAGACTACCCACGCCGCGCCGCGAAAGGGTTACGTCCTGCCCTCTGCATGCTCATGTGTGAGGCGTTCGGTGGGGATACCCAGCGCGCCGTTAACACTGCCGCTTCACTTGAACTCCTTCAGAATTGGCTCCTGATCCACGATGATATTGAAGATGGCTCCGAACTCCGCAGGGGTGAGCCGTGTCTCCATCAAAAGCACGGTATCCCGATGGCAATCAACGTCGGTGATGCTCTTCACTGTAAAATGTGGGAGATGCTTCACCGGAACACTGACATTCTCGGACATCAACTTGCCTTTCGCATTTTATCTGAATTCATACAACTCAGTAACCAGGTTGTTGAGGGGCAACATATTGAGTTGAGTTGGGTGAGCGATAACCGCTGGAATCTTGATGAAGATGACTACTTGACGATGTGCGTTCAGAAAACTGCGTGGTATACCTGTATCACGCCGTGCAGGGTTGGGGCAATCATCGGTGGGGCAAATGAAACGGAAATAGATGGACTCGTAGAACTGGGCAAAGAACTTGGAGTCGCCTTTCAAATTCAGGACGATGTCCTTAACCTCATCGGCGATGTCGGCAGATACGGAAAAGAAATTGCTGGTGACATTAGCGAAGGCAAACGGACTCTCGTACTTATTCATCTTATCAATGCCTGTAGTTCTACCGAGGCTCAGCATGTGATTGACATCATGGCACGTCCGCGTGATGAAAAAACCGAGGCAGAAGTCAAAAGCGTCCTCCACTTGATGCAAAAATATAAATCAATTACCTACGCGCAACAGCGATCTCAAGCACTTTTACAGGAAGCCGCTGGACGTTTTAAGAACAATTTTGCCCATCTCCCTGATGGACAGGCAAAGCAGCTATTTTTCTCTTTAATCCGTTTTTTCGTTGAACGTGAATACTAA
- a CDS encoding DUF2250 domain-containing protein, protein MVDALTYKIAKCCAPQEDDAITGYFKEDGTITVHDATCNTVQGFRTERLLNVTWDEIQKTETPADLVALPPEFAELDETDYFILKHHQELGMDYSIVVAEALRIPLEEMHQRHRKLRDMGGLKRVEGRIIHYRKNIVKGKWIKHRNHTYYELTPEGKAWIQTFENQQAASEA, encoded by the coding sequence ATGGTAGATGCGTTAACGTATAAAATTGCGAAATGTTGCGCGCCCCAAGAGGACGATGCAATTACCGGTTATTTCAAAGAAGATGGCACTATTACTGTTCATGATGCTACGTGTAACACAGTCCAAGGTTTCCGAACAGAACGATTACTGAATGTAACGTGGGATGAGATTCAGAAAACCGAGACACCAGCGGATTTGGTTGCTCTTCCACCCGAGTTTGCTGAACTTGATGAAACCGATTACTTTATACTGAAACACCATCAAGAGTTAGGAATGGATTACTCTATCGTCGTCGCTGAAGCCTTAAGGATTCCGCTGGAAGAGATGCACCAGCGGCACCGCAAATTGAGAGATATGGGTGGTTTGAAGCGGGTTGAGGGACGGATTATCCACTATCGCAAGAATATCGTCAAGGGCAAATGGATTAAACATCGGAACCATACCTATTATGAACTGACACCTGAGGGCAAAGCGTGGATTCAAACGTTTGAAAACCAGCAAGCTGCGTCAGAAGCGTAG
- a CDS encoding VWA domain-containing protein, with amino-acid sequence MLNHLLNWRTDAQRRRNRLRSVILLSLIAHMIVAISYLFLPINQLSQEQADALAVDLINDAEAPRKRKPKPKPPLTKKMYDPNEQLARDATDKKIEAARNKIDEVVKLSPRVVIEDVEVNKAPLSEFVPDVMTDAKLRDAEASNLSRLIAQPGRTDGRGIVTGRVRAKGDGMGRFRGDGQAGGDGLLGGGGSSGIADRLGIIDFLDEFGGPKDVVYCLDISASMQAAGLNKLELAINSVKDSVLMLGSHDTLNVVAFSTQARAMQEEMLPANATNMKRALKYLDKFSPERIHGNVGTNILAALQAALMLDPTVIVLVTDGLPTTVKGSSIETNTQKILDAVRENNRNNAAIYVVALEIDLKRSPGAQLLVSLIEEHNGKIKVVNTDLLRQYAEHEGLTD; translated from the coding sequence ATGTTAAATCATCTGCTGAATTGGCGAACTGATGCACAACGCCGTAGAAATCGTTTGCGTTCTGTCATTTTATTATCCCTTATCGCACACATGATTGTCGCAATCTCTTACCTTTTTCTCCCAATAAATCAGCTCAGTCAAGAACAGGCGGACGCGCTTGCTGTTGACTTGATTAACGACGCAGAGGCTCCCAGAAAGCGGAAACCGAAGCCGAAACCACCCCTCACGAAAAAAATGTATGATCCCAATGAGCAGCTCGCCAGAGACGCGACGGATAAGAAAATTGAAGCCGCTCGGAACAAAATAGATGAAGTTGTTAAACTCAGTCCACGTGTTGTGATTGAAGATGTGGAAGTTAACAAGGCACCGTTGAGTGAGTTCGTTCCAGATGTCATGACGGATGCAAAATTGCGCGACGCGGAAGCCTCGAACCTCAGTCGATTAATCGCCCAACCCGGACGCACCGACGGACGTGGCATCGTTACCGGTAGAGTCCGAGCGAAGGGAGACGGAATGGGGCGTTTCCGTGGTGATGGTCAGGCTGGTGGAGATGGACTTCTCGGTGGCGGTGGAAGTAGCGGTATCGCAGATCGACTTGGCATCATCGATTTCCTTGATGAATTCGGTGGACCCAAAGATGTTGTTTACTGCCTTGATATTTCGGCAAGTATGCAAGCGGCAGGACTTAACAAACTCGAATTAGCCATTAACTCTGTTAAGGATTCCGTGCTAATGCTTGGCAGCCACGATACCTTAAACGTAGTAGCCTTTTCTACACAAGCAAGAGCCATGCAGGAGGAAATGTTACCAGCAAACGCGACGAATATGAAGCGCGCCTTGAAATACCTTGATAAATTCTCGCCTGAGCGTATTCACGGAAATGTTGGAACGAATATCCTTGCGGCACTTCAAGCGGCACTCATGCTCGATCCTACTGTGATTGTTTTAGTGACAGATGGACTTCCTACCACAGTCAAAGGGTCTTCAATTGAAACAAACACTCAGAAGATTCTTGATGCTGTGCGTGAAAATAACCGCAATAATGCCGCTATTTATGTCGTTGCACTTGAGATTGACTTGAAACGTTCCCCCGGTGCGCAGCTGCTTGTTTCCCTTATTGAGGAACACAACGGAAAAATAAAGGTGGTTAATACAGACCTATTGCGTCAATATGCAGAACACGAGGGATTGACTGATTAA
- a CDS encoding VOC family protein: protein MAFLRHIALRTKDMEASRRFYETIGFAFVGYRGRGGLDLSDGTLNMTILQYNGTERPPFEEGTEFIHFGIIVEDLASIYNTLRDGGFELIMDNVKKGDEIDDNKPPERSFKVADPDGNVVDITCAKDEWRGVTV from the coding sequence ATGGCATTTTTGAGACACATTGCGCTGCGGACGAAGGATATGGAAGCCTCCCGCCGCTTTTATGAAACGATCGGTTTTGCGTTTGTAGGGTATCGAGGACGCGGTGGATTAGACCTCTCGGACGGCACGCTGAACATGACGATTCTCCAATATAACGGTACGGAACGTCCACCGTTTGAGGAAGGAACAGAGTTTATCCACTTCGGTATCATCGTTGAGGATTTAGCAAGTATTTACAACACCCTCCGGGATGGAGGTTTTGAATTGATTATGGATAATGTGAAAAAAGGGGATGAAATCGATGATAACAAGCCGCCGGAACGTTCCTTCAAGGTTGCCGATCCGGACGGAAACGTTGTCGATATTACATGCGCGAAGGATGAATGGCGTGGAGTGACGGTCTAA
- a CDS encoding AAA family ATPase has protein sequence MNELQFPGARWWKFDFHTHTPASYDFTKDTDEVTPKLWLKAFMEKEIDCVAITDHNCGAWIDRLKQKLVELEVDEPDFYRPLYLFPGVEISTYDDVHVLAVFGCDKGTSDIDELLSVVGYSGEKGESNDTTDKNIAGVIDEITKRGGIAIPAHIDREKGMFKLDGKKQKKILKNKKVYAAEVCDSNYEMPQFYKDQKGKWTIVRGSDTHNLNGDTFGTFTWIKMDEPSIDGLELALRDGAASVNRNMNTNPNHLPTYFIENLEISKAKYIGRTEPLNCQFSPFLNTIIGGRGSGKSTLLEFMRLALRRDKDVPDELQEESRKYFDVGDANLLIEDSKISLIYRRGEVRYRLNWSHNPDCPSLEEGKDNGTWKPCVGEIKSLFPVRIYSQKQIFELAKKPSALIEIIDEAPEVDAARLKTLNTDLVNRYKQIESKRRELNDKIAEKSRLRGESNDHVRQIEQIEKSGHKKVLQNYRKRQQQLNELDSLERKWEEMRDRLLETQSTIAPVDFNAQHFSQHTDILPTLETTKEKWQSIHDKISGLVQEASSVIAEWQTEKNTIAWMQALKTDMAEYEQLRSELEQQGIDPNRYPLLLTQQKQIQKQLDLISEHQSHQQVLEAEKQKVFEQIKKNRRALSENRQEFLTSVLQDNQQFVNIEVQLFGENWGDIEGEIRRILQCQDRFDRDIEELKKIYNGNGHRKIEKLKEAIKNIRSGQRQAKDNRFATHIKSLTPESMIDLILWFPTDNLEITFGPNRQSIKLGSPGEKAAVLLTFILSYGDEPLLLDQPEDDLDNQLIYNLIVKQLRKTKSKRQIIIITHNANIVVNGDAEMVLPLEVAEGQTCVRQAASIQKKEIREAICNILEGGEQAFEQRYTRIHLGD, from the coding sequence ATGAATGAACTACAATTTCCGGGTGCCCGGTGGTGGAAATTTGATTTTCATACCCACACACCGGCATCATACGATTTTACAAAAGATACAGATGAAGTTACACCTAAATTGTGGCTGAAAGCGTTTATGGAAAAGGAGATTGATTGTGTGGCGATCACTGATCATAACTGTGGTGCCTGGATCGATCGTTTGAAGCAGAAGTTAGTGGAGTTAGAAGTAGATGAACCTGATTTCTATCGGCCATTATATCTTTTCCCAGGTGTGGAAATTTCAACTTACGACGATGTCCATGTATTAGCGGTATTTGGGTGTGACAAGGGGACAAGTGATATAGATGAATTACTCTCGGTAGTTGGCTACTCGGGCGAAAAAGGCGAGAGTAATGATACGACGGATAAAAACATTGCCGGGGTTATTGACGAAATAACAAAACGTGGCGGCATCGCTATTCCGGCACATATTGATAGAGAAAAAGGTATGTTTAAGCTTGATGGAAAGAAACAGAAGAAGATACTGAAGAATAAAAAAGTTTATGCTGCGGAAGTATGTGACAGCAATTATGAGATGCCCCAATTTTACAAAGACCAAAAGGGTAAATGGACCATAGTGAGAGGGTCTGATACTCACAATCTCAACGGCGATACATTTGGCACATTCACCTGGATCAAGATGGATGAACCCTCTATAGACGGACTGGAACTTGCGCTACGAGACGGTGCTGCTTCCGTAAATCGTAACATGAATACCAATCCGAACCATCTTCCAACGTACTTCATAGAAAATTTGGAAATTAGCAAAGCCAAGTACATTGGACGCACCGAACCACTGAATTGCCAATTCAGCCCGTTTCTCAACACTATAATTGGTGGACGCGGCAGCGGCAAGTCAACATTATTGGAGTTCATGCGCTTGGCTCTACGGCGTGATAAAGACGTTCCAGATGAGTTACAGGAGGAAAGTCGTAAATACTTTGATGTAGGGGATGCTAACCTACTGATTGAGGATAGTAAAATATCGTTAATCTATCGCAGAGGTGAAGTTCGCTATCGTTTGAACTGGTCCCACAATCCGGATTGCCCCTCTTTGGAAGAGGGAAAAGATAATGGTACTTGGAAACCTTGTGTTGGGGAGATTAAGTCACTTTTTCCAGTCCGCATTTATAGTCAAAAGCAGATTTTTGAATTAGCTAAGAAGCCAAGTGCACTGATCGAGATTATTGATGAAGCCCCTGAAGTTGATGCAGCCAGGCTTAAAACACTGAACACGGACTTGGTTAACCGATACAAGCAAATTGAGAGTAAACGGCGGGAGTTGAATGATAAAATCGCTGAGAAAAGCAGGCTGCGTGGAGAGTCCAACGATCACGTAAGACAGATTGAGCAGATCGAAAAATCGGGGCATAAAAAAGTGCTGCAAAATTACCGTAAGCGGCAGCAGCAGTTAAACGAACTTGATAGTTTGGAGCGTAAATGGGAAGAGATGCGCGATCGGCTTTTGGAGACACAGAGCACTATTGCTCCGGTGGATTTTAATGCACAGCATTTTAGCCAACACACAGATATTTTGCCGACTTTAGAAACAACAAAGGAGAAATGGCAGTCTATCCATGACAAAATAAGCGGATTGGTACAAGAGGCTAGTTCGGTTATCGCTGAGTGGCAAACTGAGAAAAATACGATAGCCTGGATGCAAGCACTCAAGACAGATATGGCGGAGTACGAGCAATTACGTTCTGAACTTGAACAGCAAGGAATAGACCCCAACAGATATCCTTTACTATTAACGCAACAAAAGCAGATACAAAAGCAATTAGATTTAATTAGCGAGCATCAGTCGCACCAACAAGTCTTAGAGGCTGAAAAACAAAAAGTTTTTGAGCAAATTAAAAAAAATAGGAGGGCACTCTCAGAAAATCGGCAAGAATTCCTGACCTCTGTTTTACAAGACAATCAACAATTTGTCAATATCGAAGTTCAGCTTTTTGGCGAGAATTGGGGTGACATAGAAGGCGAGATTCGGCGCATACTGCAATGTCAAGATCGCTTTGATAGGGATATTGAAGAGTTAAAAAAGATTTATAATGGAAACGGCCACAGGAAGATTGAAAAACTCAAGGAGGCGATTAAGAATATTCGCAGTGGACAGAGACAGGCTAAAGATAACCGGTTCGCCACGCATATAAAATCGTTGACACCAGAATCTATGATCGACCTCATCCTGTGGTTCCCCACGGATAATTTGGAAATCACCTTTGGTCCAAATCGTCAGTCGATAAAACTTGGGTCACCTGGGGAGAAAGCAGCAGTGCTATTGACGTTTATACTATCTTATGGAGATGAGCCACTTCTGCTAGATCAGCCTGAAGACGATTTGGACAACCAGTTAATTTACAACTTGATTGTCAAACAGCTGCGAAAAACAAAAAGCAAGCGGCAGATTATCATTATAACACACAATGCTAATATCGTTGTTAATGGCGACGCGGAAATGGTTCTACCGCTTGAGGTAGCAGAAGGTCAAACTTGTGTGCGACAGGCTGCCAGTATCCAGAAAAAAGAGATTCGTGAAGCGATATGCAATATTCTCGAAGGTGGCGAACAAGCATTTGAACAGCGTTATACGCGTATTCATCTCGGAGATTAA